The following proteins are encoded in a genomic region of Paenibacillus sp. FSL R7-0273:
- the hisC gene encoding histidinol-phosphate transaminase translates to MNPKPNIVNLPVYKPGKPIEEVKKELGLDEVIKLASNENPYGASPSAKAAIIADLDNLFLYPDGSAADLTAALAGHLGVESENIIFGCGSDEIIALICRAFFLPGDETIMADQTFSVYKSNADIEGAVSIEVPLADGTHDLDGILAHVTDKTKVIWICNPNNPTGTIVPHDALVTFLNAVPSSVMVVLDEAYFEYVTDESYSDGIKLLEQYPNLVVLRTFSKIYGLAALRIGYGVASPQIINLINKVREPFNTSRLAQAGALAALADQDYVAECRRLNSEGIVQLQAEFRRLGLHAFPANGNFIMVDVRKPAVEVFDELLRLGIIVRAGHRLYPTYIRVTVGSAEQNKAFITALEQTLSEQEVRA, encoded by the coding sequence ATGAATCCGAAACCGAATATCGTTAATCTCCCTGTCTACAAGCCGGGAAAACCAATTGAAGAAGTGAAGAAAGAGCTTGGACTGGATGAGGTCATTAAGCTTGCTTCCAATGAAAATCCTTACGGAGCCTCTCCGAGCGCAAAGGCTGCTATTATTGCGGACCTGGACAATCTGTTCCTGTATCCCGACGGCTCAGCCGCTGACTTGACGGCCGCTTTGGCGGGACATCTCGGTGTAGAGAGCGAAAACATCATCTTTGGCTGCGGCTCCGATGAGATTATCGCCCTGATCTGCCGCGCGTTCTTCCTGCCCGGGGACGAAACGATTATGGCTGATCAGACCTTCTCTGTATACAAAAGCAATGCGGACATTGAAGGTGCTGTATCCATTGAAGTGCCGCTGGCAGACGGAACCCATGATCTTGACGGCATACTTGCCCACGTTACAGACAAAACAAAGGTGATCTGGATCTGTAATCCGAATAACCCTACCGGAACGATTGTTCCGCACGATGCACTGGTTACATTCCTGAATGCAGTACCTTCCTCAGTAATGGTGGTGCTGGATGAGGCTTACTTCGAATATGTGACAGACGAATCCTACTCGGATGGGATCAAGCTGCTGGAGCAGTATCCGAATCTGGTAGTGCTGCGGACCTTCTCCAAGATTTACGGTCTGGCTGCCCTGCGTATCGGATATGGAGTTGCCAGCCCGCAGATCATTAACCTGATCAACAAGGTGCGCGAGCCGTTTAATACGTCCCGCCTGGCACAGGCAGGAGCGCTTGCTGCGCTGGCCGATCAGGATTATGTGGCTGAGTGCCGCCGTCTTAACAGTGAAGGCATCGTACAGCTGCAGGCTGAATTCCGCCGCCTGGGTCTGCATGCATTCCCGGCTAACGGCAATTTCATTATGGTGGATGTGCGCAAGCCGGCTGTAGAGGTATTTGATGAACTGCTGCGTCTCGGTATCATTGTCCGGGCCGGCCACCGTCTGTACCCGACTTATATCCGTGTAACTGTCGGCTCGGCAGAGCAGAACAAGGCTTTTATCACTGCGCTGGAGCAGACACTGTCCGAACAGGAAGTACGGGCATAA